In Panthera tigris isolate Pti1 chromosome D2, P.tigris_Pti1_mat1.1, whole genome shotgun sequence, one DNA window encodes the following:
- the ATP5MK gene encoding ATP synthase membrane subunit K, mitochondrial, with the protein MAGPETDAQFQFTGIKKYFNSYTLTGRMNCVLATYGGIALMVLYFKLRSKKTPAVKAT; encoded by the exons atggCAGGACCAGAAACTGATGCCCAATTCCAATTCACTGgtatcaaaaaatatttcaactctTACACTCTCACAGGTAGAATGAAT tgtGTACTGGCCACATATGGAGGCATCGCTTTAATGGTCTTGTACTTCAAGTTAAGGTCTAAAAAAACACCAGCTGTGAAAGCAACATAA